From a region of the Sesamum indicum cultivar Zhongzhi No. 13 linkage group LG3, S_indicum_v1.0, whole genome shotgun sequence genome:
- the LOC105158632 gene encoding NADH dehydrogenase [ubiquinone] 1 alpha subcomplex subunit 13-B-like, translating into MTEAVIRKKAGMASVKDMPVLQDGPPPGGFAPVRFARRIPNKGPSAMAIFLAAFGAFSWGMYQVGKGNKIRRALKEEKYAARRAILPMLQAEEDERFVKEWKKYLEEEARIMKDVPGWKVGESVYHSGRWMPPATGELRPDIW; encoded by the exons ATGACGGAGGCGGTGATAAGGAAGAAGGCGGGAATGGCAAGCGTGAAAGATATGCCGGTGCTGCAGGACGGTCCGCCGCCGGGTGGTTTTGCGCCGGTCAGGTTTGCTCGGCGGATCCCGAACAAGGGCCCCAGCGCCATGGCGATTTTCCTGGCCGCTTTTGGTGCTTTCTCGTGGGGCATGTACCAGGTCGGCAAAGGAAACAAGATTCGGAG GGCattgaaggaagaaaaatatgcTGCTCGCAGGGCTATATTGCCAATGCTTCAAGCTGAAGAAGATGAGAG ATTTGTCAAAGAATGGAAGAAGTATCTTGAGGAAGAGGCCAGAATCATGAAAGATGTGCCGGGTTGGAAAGTGGGCGAAAGTGTCTACCACTCTGGACGGTGGATGCCTCCTGCAACAGGCGAGCTCCGACCTGATATCTGGTAA